One window from the genome of Numida meleagris isolate 19003 breed g44 Domestic line chromosome 24, NumMel1.0, whole genome shotgun sequence encodes:
- the TUFT1 gene encoding tuftelin isoform X2 gives MNGAMNGVRGWCAVLDVRPHGESPESVKVLRLTLPNELPGERREQTKQKPVGKAFAMVANRSSNGHALASERIKSNDGDEEIIKVYLKARAEGSANHEEHVSQLKSEVRHIQEVVLEEQNGSWLHPERLRAEPWEEQDEDCSGDDVEKMRQMTRRLFTRLQEAEKCHQLEKKDLERTASRYREEAEQTSHALQRAERSVVEKEVQVDELQRLLAGMEKEHRSLLLKMKDSEEELARLRSVEGDKLAEQDRSAKLEKEVAMLREKIHHLDDMLKSQQRKVRQMIEQLQNSKTVIQAKDAVIQELKEKVAYLEAENLEMHDRIEHLIEKQVSWGGHSSRARSKSEYVSSKRLMGPKPLPLIRVVET, from the exons ATGAACGGGGCCATGAATGGAGTGAGGGGGTGGTGTGCAGTGCTGGACGTGCGGCCCCACGGAGAGAGCCCG GAGAGCGTGAAGGTGCTGAGGCTGACGCTGCCGAATGAGCTCCCGGGCGAGCGGCGCGAGCAGACGAAGCAGAAG CCAGTGGGAAAAGCCTTCGCCATGGTGGCCAACAGATCGAGCAACGGCCACGCGCTGGCGTCTGAGCGCATCAAGTCCAACGATGGCGATGAGGAGATCATCAAG GTCTATCTGAAGGCGAGGGCTGAGGGCAGTGCGAACCACGAGGAGCATGTCAGCCAGCTGAAGAGCGAAGTTCGGCACATCCAGGAG gtggtgctggaggagcagaacGGGAGCTGGCTGCACCCCGAGAGGCTCCGTGCTGAGCCTTGGGAGGAGCAG GATGAGGATTGTTCAGGAGATGATGTGGAGAAGATGCGGCAGATGACGAGGAGGCTGTTCACgaggctgcaggaggctgagaAATGCCATCAGCTGGAGAAGAAGGACCTCGAG AGGACAGCGTCACGGTACCgggaggaagcagagcagacGAGCCAtgccctgcagagagcagagaggagTGTGGTGGAAAAGGAGGTGCAGGTGGACgagctgcagaggctgctggcGGGGATGGAGAAG gagcacaggagtTTGCTGCTGAAGATGAAAGACAGCGAAGAAGAGCTGGCACGGCTGAGAAGTGTGGAAGGTGACAAGCTCGCCGAACAGGACCG GTCGGCCAagctggagaaggaggtggCCATGCTGCGGGAGAAGATCCACCACCTGGACGATATGCTGAAGAGCCAGCAGCGCAAGGTCCGCCAAATGATCGAGCAG CTCCAGAACTCCAAAACGGTGATTCAGGCCAAAGATGCTGTGATCcaggagctgaaggagaaagTCGCTTACCTGGAGGCTGAG AACCTGGAGATGCACGACCGCATCGAGCACCTGATTGAGAAGCAGGTCAGCTGGGGCGGCCACAGCTCCAGAGCACGTTCCAAGTCGGAGTACGTCAGCAG caaAAGGCTGATGGGCCCCAAACCGCTGCCTCTCATTCGAGTGGTGGAAACATGA
- the TUFT1 gene encoding tuftelin isoform X1 — MSSPGVGEESVKVLRLTLPNELPGERREQTKQKPVGKAFAMVANRSSNGHALASERIKSNDGDEEIIKVYLKARAEGSANHEEHVSQLKSEVRHIQEARSFLKKLREDLSSKLESRQGDKEHAQVVLEEQNGSWLHPERLRAEPWEEQDEDCSGDDVEKMRQMTRRLFTRLQEAEKCHQLEKKDLERTASRYREEAEQTSHALQRAERSVVEKEVQVDELQRLLAGMEKEHRSLLLKMKDSEEELARLRSVEGDKLAEQDRSAKLEKEVAMLREKIHHLDDMLKSQQRKVRQMIEQLQNSKTVIQAKDAVIQELKEKVAYLEAENLEMHDRIEHLIEKQVSWGGHSSRARSKSEYVSSKRLMGPKPLPLIRVVET; from the exons ATGAGTAGCCCAGGAGTTGGTGAG GAGAGCGTGAAGGTGCTGAGGCTGACGCTGCCGAATGAGCTCCCGGGCGAGCGGCGCGAGCAGACGAAGCAGAAG CCAGTGGGAAAAGCCTTCGCCATGGTGGCCAACAGATCGAGCAACGGCCACGCGCTGGCGTCTGAGCGCATCAAGTCCAACGATGGCGATGAGGAGATCATCAAG GTCTATCTGAAGGCGAGGGCTGAGGGCAGTGCGAACCACGAGGAGCATGTCAGCCAGCTGAAGAGCGAAGTTCGGCACATCCAGGAG GCTAGAAGTTTTTTGAAGAAGCTGCGGGAAGACTTAAGTAGTAAACTTGAGAGCAGACAAGGAGATAAAGAGCACGCACAG gtggtgctggaggagcagaacGGGAGCTGGCTGCACCCCGAGAGGCTCCGTGCTGAGCCTTGGGAGGAGCAG GATGAGGATTGTTCAGGAGATGATGTGGAGAAGATGCGGCAGATGACGAGGAGGCTGTTCACgaggctgcaggaggctgagaAATGCCATCAGCTGGAGAAGAAGGACCTCGAG AGGACAGCGTCACGGTACCgggaggaagcagagcagacGAGCCAtgccctgcagagagcagagaggagTGTGGTGGAAAAGGAGGTGCAGGTGGACgagctgcagaggctgctggcGGGGATGGAGAAG gagcacaggagtTTGCTGCTGAAGATGAAAGACAGCGAAGAAGAGCTGGCACGGCTGAGAAGTGTGGAAGGTGACAAGCTCGCCGAACAGGACCG GTCGGCCAagctggagaaggaggtggCCATGCTGCGGGAGAAGATCCACCACCTGGACGATATGCTGAAGAGCCAGCAGCGCAAGGTCCGCCAAATGATCGAGCAG CTCCAGAACTCCAAAACGGTGATTCAGGCCAAAGATGCTGTGATCcaggagctgaaggagaaagTCGCTTACCTGGAGGCTGAG AACCTGGAGATGCACGACCGCATCGAGCACCTGATTGAGAAGCAGGTCAGCTGGGGCGGCCACAGCTCCAGAGCACGTTCCAAGTCGGAGTACGTCAGCAG caaAAGGCTGATGGGCCCCAAACCGCTGCCTCTCATTCGAGTGGTGGAAACATGA
- the SNX27 gene encoding sorting nexin-27 isoform X1: MADEEGEGPPRSAAAPQRNGGDEGAPGGPRVVRIVKSESGYGFNVRGQVSEGGQLRSINGELYAPLQHVSAVLGGGAADRAGVRKGDRILEVNGVNVEGATHKQVVDLIRAGEKELILTVLSVPPHEADNLDPSDDSLGQSFYDYTEKQAVPISIPTYKHVEQNGEKFVVYNVYMAGRQLCSKRYREFAILHQNLKREFANFTFPRLPGKWPFSLSEQQLDARRRGLEEYLEKVCSIRVIGESDIMQEFLSESDENYNGVSDVELRVALPDITTVTVRVKKNSTTDQVYQAVAAKVGMDSVTANYFALFEVINHSFVRKLAPNEFPHKLYVQNYTSAVPGTCLTIRKWLFTTEEEALLNDNDLAVTYFFHQAVDDVKKGYIKAEEKSYQLQKLCEQRKMVMYLNMLRTCEGYNEIIFPHCSCDSRRKGHVITAISIKHFKLHACTEEGQLENQVIAFEWDEMQRWDTDEEGMAFCFEYARGEKKPRWVKIFTPYFNYMHECFERVFCELKWRKEVEEEARDKDNQNCSTDTVCSKNIFQTVRSQQRDAAT, translated from the exons ATGGCGGACGAGGAGGGTGAAGGGCCGCCGCGCTCggccgcggccccgcagcgGAACGGTGGCGATGAAGGAGCCCCGGGGGGACCGCGGGTGGTCCGCATCGTGAAATCCGAATCTGGGTACGGCTTCAACGTGCGGGGCCAAGTGAGCGAGGGCGGGCAGCTGCGGAGCATCAACGGCGAGCTGTACGCGCCGCTGCAGCACGTCAGCGCCGTGCTGGGTGGCGGGGCGGCCGACCGCGCCGGGGTCCGCAAAGGAGACCGCATCCTGGAGGT GAACGGGGTGAACGTCGAAGGAGCAACACATAAGCAGGTGGTGGACCTGATCCGTGCTGGGGAGAAGGAGCTGATCCTGACAGTGCTGTCGGTGCCTCCCCACGAGGCCGACAACCTCGACCCCAGTGACGACTCCTTGGGTCAGTCCTTCTACGACTACACGGAGAAGCAAGCCGTGCCTATCTCCATCCCCACCTACAAGCACGTGGAGCAGAACGGCGAGAAGTTCGTG GTGTACAACGTTTACATGGCCGGTCGGCAGCTCTGCTCCAAGCGGTACCGTGAGTTTGCCATCCTGCACCAGAACCTGAAGCGGGAATTTGCCAATTTCACCTTCCCACGTCTCCCTGGAAAGTGGCCCTTCTCCCTGTCGGAACAGCAGCTGGATGCACGGCGGCGAGGGCTGGAGGAGTACCTGGAGAAAG TGTGCTCCATCCGCGTCATCGGAGAGAGTGACATCATGCAGGAGTTCCTGTCGGAGTCGGATGAG aaTTACAACGGCGTCTCGGATGTGGAGCTCCGGGTAGCGTTACCAGACATAACAACAGTGACAGTCAGAGTCAAAAAGAACAGCACTACAGACCAGGTGTACCAG GCTGTGGCTGCTAAAGTTGGAATGGACAGCGTTACCGCCAACTACTTCGCCTTGTTTGAAGTGATCAATCACTCCTTTG TGCGCAAGCTGGCCCCCAACGAGTTTCCCCACAAACTCTATGTGCAGAACTATACCTCGGCGGTGCCAGGGACGTGCCTGACCATCCGGAAATGGCTCTTCACGACAGAGGAGGAGGCTCTTCTCAATGACAATGACTTGGCAGTCACCTACTTCTTCCACCAG GCTGTTGATGATGTCAAGAAGGGCTACATCAAAGCAGAGGAGAAGTCCTACCAGCTACAGAAGCTGTGTGAGCAGAGAAAGATGGTCATG TATTTAAACATGTTGCGGACGTGCGAGGGTTACAATGAGATCATCTTCCCTCATTGCTCCTGTGACTCTCGGCGGAAGGGACATGTGATCACGGCCATCAGCATTAAGCACTTTAAACTCCACGCCTGCACCGAGGAGGGACAGCTGGAG AACCAGGTAATAGCATTTGAATGGGACGAAATGCAGCGGTGGGACACGGACGAAGAGGGAatggcattttgttttgaatacgCTCGAGGAGAGAAGAAACCCCGATGGGTTAAAATCTTCACCCCCTAC TTCAACTACATGCATGAGTGCTTCGAGCGGGTTTTCTGTGAGCTCAAGTGGAGGAAAGAG GTGGAGGAGGAGGCAAGAGACAAGGATAAccagaactgcagcacagacacagtGTGCAGCAAG AACATCTTCCAGACGGTGCGGTCACAGCAGAGGGATGCGGCCACTTAA
- the SNX27 gene encoding sorting nexin-27 isoform X2 gives MADEEGEGPPRSAAAPQRNGGDEGAPGGPRVVRIVKSESGYGFNVRGQVSEGGQLRSINGELYAPLQHVSAVLGGGAADRAGVRKGDRILEVNGVNVEGATHKQVVDLIRAGEKELILTVLSVPPHEADNLDPSDDSLGQSFYDYTEKQAVPISIPTYKHVEQNGEKFVVYNVYMAGRQLCSKRYREFAILHQNLKREFANFTFPRLPGKWPFSLSEQQLDARRRGLEEYLEKVCSIRVIGESDIMQEFLSESDENYNGVSDVELRVALPDITTVTVRVKKNSTTDQVYQAVAAKVGMDSVTANYFALFEVINHSFVRKLAPNEFPHKLYVQNYTSAVPGTCLTIRKWLFTTEEEALLNDNDLAVTYFFHQAVDDVKKGYIKAEEKSYQLQKLCEQRKMVMYLNMLRTCEGYNEIIFPHCSCDSRRKGHVITAISIKHFKLHACTEEGQLENQVIAFEWDEMQRWDTDEEGMAFCFEYARGEKKPRWVKIFTPYFNYMHECFERVFCELKWRKENIFQTVRSQQRDAAT, from the exons ATGGCGGACGAGGAGGGTGAAGGGCCGCCGCGCTCggccgcggccccgcagcgGAACGGTGGCGATGAAGGAGCCCCGGGGGGACCGCGGGTGGTCCGCATCGTGAAATCCGAATCTGGGTACGGCTTCAACGTGCGGGGCCAAGTGAGCGAGGGCGGGCAGCTGCGGAGCATCAACGGCGAGCTGTACGCGCCGCTGCAGCACGTCAGCGCCGTGCTGGGTGGCGGGGCGGCCGACCGCGCCGGGGTCCGCAAAGGAGACCGCATCCTGGAGGT GAACGGGGTGAACGTCGAAGGAGCAACACATAAGCAGGTGGTGGACCTGATCCGTGCTGGGGAGAAGGAGCTGATCCTGACAGTGCTGTCGGTGCCTCCCCACGAGGCCGACAACCTCGACCCCAGTGACGACTCCTTGGGTCAGTCCTTCTACGACTACACGGAGAAGCAAGCCGTGCCTATCTCCATCCCCACCTACAAGCACGTGGAGCAGAACGGCGAGAAGTTCGTG GTGTACAACGTTTACATGGCCGGTCGGCAGCTCTGCTCCAAGCGGTACCGTGAGTTTGCCATCCTGCACCAGAACCTGAAGCGGGAATTTGCCAATTTCACCTTCCCACGTCTCCCTGGAAAGTGGCCCTTCTCCCTGTCGGAACAGCAGCTGGATGCACGGCGGCGAGGGCTGGAGGAGTACCTGGAGAAAG TGTGCTCCATCCGCGTCATCGGAGAGAGTGACATCATGCAGGAGTTCCTGTCGGAGTCGGATGAG aaTTACAACGGCGTCTCGGATGTGGAGCTCCGGGTAGCGTTACCAGACATAACAACAGTGACAGTCAGAGTCAAAAAGAACAGCACTACAGACCAGGTGTACCAG GCTGTGGCTGCTAAAGTTGGAATGGACAGCGTTACCGCCAACTACTTCGCCTTGTTTGAAGTGATCAATCACTCCTTTG TGCGCAAGCTGGCCCCCAACGAGTTTCCCCACAAACTCTATGTGCAGAACTATACCTCGGCGGTGCCAGGGACGTGCCTGACCATCCGGAAATGGCTCTTCACGACAGAGGAGGAGGCTCTTCTCAATGACAATGACTTGGCAGTCACCTACTTCTTCCACCAG GCTGTTGATGATGTCAAGAAGGGCTACATCAAAGCAGAGGAGAAGTCCTACCAGCTACAGAAGCTGTGTGAGCAGAGAAAGATGGTCATG TATTTAAACATGTTGCGGACGTGCGAGGGTTACAATGAGATCATCTTCCCTCATTGCTCCTGTGACTCTCGGCGGAAGGGACATGTGATCACGGCCATCAGCATTAAGCACTTTAAACTCCACGCCTGCACCGAGGAGGGACAGCTGGAG AACCAGGTAATAGCATTTGAATGGGACGAAATGCAGCGGTGGGACACGGACGAAGAGGGAatggcattttgttttgaatacgCTCGAGGAGAGAAGAAACCCCGATGGGTTAAAATCTTCACCCCCTAC TTCAACTACATGCATGAGTGCTTCGAGCGGGTTTTCTGTGAGCTCAAGTGGAGGAAAGAG AACATCTTCCAGACGGTGCGGTCACAGCAGAGGGATGCGGCCACTTAA